From Pan troglodytes isolate AG18354 chromosome 9, NHGRI_mPanTro3-v2.0_pri, whole genome shotgun sequence, the proteins below share one genomic window:
- the NRGN gene encoding neurogranin, with amino-acid sequence MDCCTENACSKPDDDILDIPLDDPGANAAAAKIQASFRGHMARKKIKSGERGRKGPGPGGPGGAGVARGGAGGGPSGD; translated from the exons ATGGACTGCTGCACC GAGAACGCCTGCTCCAAGCCGGACGACGACATTCTAGACATCCCGCTGGACGATCCCGGCGCCAACGCGGCCGCCGCCAAAATCCAGGCGAGTTTTCGGGGCCACATGGCGCGGAAGAAGATAAAGAGCGGAGAGCGCGGCCGGAAGGGCCCGGGCCCTGGGGGGCCTGGCGGAGCTGGGGTGGCCCGGGGAGGCGCGGGCGGCGGCCCCAGCGGAGACTAG
- the VSIG2 gene encoding V-set and immunoglobulin domain-containing protein 2 isoform X2 — protein sequence MKLGWPGGTGAQDEGMGSGGGVWGSVCLDEKILYFTNGHLYPTGSKSKRVSLLQNPPTVGVATLKLTDVHSSDTGTYLCQVNNPPDFYTNGLGLINLTVLVPPSNPLCSQSGQTSVGGSTALRCSSSEGAPKPVYNWVRLGTFPTPSPGSMVQDEVSGQLILTNLSLTSSGTYRCVATNQMGSASCELTLSVTEPSQGRVAGALIGVLLGVLLLSVAAFCLVRFQKERGKKPKETYGGSDLRDDAIAPGISEHTCMRADSSKGFLERPSSASTVTTTKSKLPMVV from the exons ATGAAGCTGGGTTGGCCTGGAGGGACAGGAGCCCAGGATGAGGGCATGGGGTCGGGAGGGGGCGTTTGGGGATCAGTATGCTTGGATGAAAAG ATCCTGTACTTCACCAATGGCCATCTGTATCCAACTGGTTCTAAGTCAAAGCGGGTCAGCCTGCTTCAGAACCCCCCCACAGTGGGGGTGGCCACACTGAAACTGACTGACGTCCACTCCTCAGATACTGGAACCTACCTCTGCCAAGTCAACAACCCACCAGATTTCTACACCAATGGGTTGGGGCTAATCAACCTTACTGTGCTGG ttccCCCCAGTAATCCCTTATGCAGTCAGAGTGGACAAACCTCTGTGGGAGGCTCTACTGCACTGAGATGCAGCTCTTCCGAGGGGGCTCCTAAGCCAGTGTACAACTGGGTGCGTCTTGGAACTTTTCCTACACCTTCTCCTGGCAGCATGGTTCAAG ATGAGGTGTCTGGCCAGCTCATTCTCACCAACCTCTCCCTGACCTCCTCGGGTACCTACCGCTGTGTGGCCACCAACCAGATGGGCAGTGCATCCTGTGAGCTGACCCTCTCTGTGACCG AACCCTCCCAAGGCCGAGTGGCCGGAGCTCTGATTGGGGTGCTCCTGGGCGTGCTGTTGCTGTCAGTTGCTGCGTTCTGCCTGGTCAGGTTCCAGAAAGAGAGGGGGAAGAAGCCCAAGGAGACATATGGGGGTAGTGACCTTCG GGATGATGCCATCGCTCCTGGGATCTCTGAGCACACTTGTATGAGGGCTGATTCTAGCAAGGGGTTCCTGGAAAGACCCTCGTCTGCCAGCACCGTGACGACCACCAAGTCCAAGCTCCCTATGGTTGTGTGA
- the VSIG2 gene encoding V-set and immunoglobulin domain-containing protein 2 isoform X1: MAELPGPFLCGALLGFLCLSGLAVEVKVPTEPLSTPLGKTAELTCTYSTSVGDSFALEWSFVQPGKPISESHPILYFTNGHLYPTGSKSKRVSLLQNPPTVGVATLKLTDVHSSDTGTYLCQVNNPPDFYTNGLGLINLTVLVPPSNPLCSQSGQTSVGGSTALRCSSSEGAPKPVYNWVRLGTFPTPSPGSMVQDEVSGQLILTNLSLTSSGTYRCVATNQMGSASCELTLSVTEPSQGRVAGALIGVLLGVLLLSVAAFCLVRFQKERGKKPKETYGGSDLRDDAIAPGISEHTCMRADSSKGFLERPSSASTVTTTKSKLPMVV, translated from the exons ATGGCCGAGCTCCCGGGGCCCTTTCTCTGCGGGGCCCTGCTAGGCTTCCTGTGCCTGAGTG GGCTGGCCGTGGAGGTGAAGGTACCCACAGAGCCGCTGAGCACGCCCCTGGGGAAGACAGCCGAGCTGACCTGCACCTACAGCACGTCGGTGGGAGACAGCTTCGCCCTGGAGTGGAGCTTTGTGCAGCCTGGGAAGCCCATCTCTGAGTCCCatcca ATCCTGTACTTCACCAATGGCCATCTGTATCCAACTGGTTCTAAGTCAAAGCGGGTCAGCCTGCTTCAGAACCCCCCCACAGTGGGGGTGGCCACACTGAAACTGACTGACGTCCACTCCTCAGATACTGGAACCTACCTCTGCCAAGTCAACAACCCACCAGATTTCTACACCAATGGGTTGGGGCTAATCAACCTTACTGTGCTGG ttccCCCCAGTAATCCCTTATGCAGTCAGAGTGGACAAACCTCTGTGGGAGGCTCTACTGCACTGAGATGCAGCTCTTCCGAGGGGGCTCCTAAGCCAGTGTACAACTGGGTGCGTCTTGGAACTTTTCCTACACCTTCTCCTGGCAGCATGGTTCAAG ATGAGGTGTCTGGCCAGCTCATTCTCACCAACCTCTCCCTGACCTCCTCGGGTACCTACCGCTGTGTGGCCACCAACCAGATGGGCAGTGCATCCTGTGAGCTGACCCTCTCTGTGACCG AACCCTCCCAAGGCCGAGTGGCCGGAGCTCTGATTGGGGTGCTCCTGGGCGTGCTGTTGCTGTCAGTTGCTGCGTTCTGCCTGGTCAGGTTCCAGAAAGAGAGGGGGAAGAAGCCCAAGGAGACATATGGGGGTAGTGACCTTCG GGATGATGCCATCGCTCCTGGGATCTCTGAGCACACTTGTATGAGGGCTGATTCTAGCAAGGGGTTCCTGGAAAGACCCTCGTCTGCCAGCACCGTGACGACCACCAAGTCCAAGCTCCCTATGGTTGTGTGA
- the ESAM gene encoding endothelial cell-selective adhesion molecule — MISLPGPLVTNLLRFLFLGLSALAPPSRAQLQLHLPANRLQAVEGGEVVLPAWYTLHGEVSSSQPWEVPFVMWFFKQKEKEDQVLSYINGVTTSKPGVSLVYSMPSRNLSLRLEGLQEKDSGPYSCSVNVQDKQGKSRGHSIKTLELNVLVPPAPPSCRLQGVPRVGANVTLSCQSPRSKPAVQYQWDRQLPSFQTFFAPALDVIRGSLSLTNLSSSMAGVYVCKAHNEVGTAQCNVTLEVSTGPGAAVVAGAVVGTLVGLGLLAGLVLLYHRRGKALEEPANDIKEDAIAPRTLPWPKSSDTISKNGTLSSVTSARALRPPHGPPRPGALTPTPSLSSQALPSPRLPTTDGAHPQPISPIPGGVSSSGLSRMGAVPVMVPAQSQAGSLV, encoded by the exons ATGATTTCCCTCCCGGGGCCCCTGGTGACCAACTTGCTGCGGTTTTTGTTCCTGGGGCTGAGTGCCCTCG CGCCCCCCTCGCGGGCCCAGCTGCAACTGCACTTGCCCGCCAACCGGTTGCAGGCGGTGGAGGGAGGGGAAGTGGTGCTTCCAGCGTGGTACACCTTGCACGGGGAGGTGTCTTCATCCCAGCCATGGGAGGTGCCCTTTGTGATGTGGTtcttcaaacagaaagaaaaggaggatcAG GTGTTGTCCTACATCAATGGGGTCACAACAAGCAAACCTGGAGTATCCTTGGTCTACTCCATGCCCTCCCGGAACCTGTCCCTGCGGCTGGAGGGTCTCCAGGAGAAAGACTCTGGCCCCTACAGCTGCTCCGTGAATGTGCAAGACAAACAAGGCAAATCTAGGGGCCACAGCATCAAAACCTTAGAACTCAATGTACTGG TTCCTCCAGCTCCTCCATCCTGCCGTCTCCAGGGTGTGCCCCGTGTGGGGGCAAACGTGACCCTGAGCTGCCAGTCTCCAAGGAGTAAGCCCGCTGTCCAATACCAGTGGGATCGGCAGCTTCCATCCTTCCAGACTTTCTTTGCACCAGCATTAG ATGTCATCCGTGGGTCTTTAAGCCTCACCAACCTTTCATCTTCCATGGCTGGAGTCTATGTCTGCAAGGCCCACAATGAGGTGGGCACTGCCCAATGTAATGTGACGCTGGAAGTGAGCACAG GGCCTGGAGCTGCAGTGGTTGCTGGAGCTGTTGTGGGTACCCTGGTTGGACTGGGGTTGCTGGCTGGGCTGGTCCTCTTGTACCACCGCCGGGGCAAGGCCCTGGAGGAGCCAGCCAATGATATCAA GGAGGATGCCATTGCTCCCCGGACCCTGCCCTGGCCCAAGAGCTCAGACACAATCTCCAAGAATGGGACCCTTTCCTCTGTCACCTCCGCACGAGCCCTCCGGCCACCCCATGGCCCTCCCAGGCCTGGTGCATTGACCCCCACGCCCAGTCTctccagccaggccctgccctcacCAAGACTGCCCACGACAGACGGGGCCCACCCTCAACCAATATCCCCCATCCCTGGTGGGGTTTCTTCCTCTGGCTTGAGCCGCATGGGTGCTGTGCCTGTGATGGTGCCTGCCCAGAGTCAAGCTGGCTCTCTGGTGTGA